Part of the Capsicum annuum cultivar UCD-10X-F1 chromosome 12, UCD10Xv1.1, whole genome shotgun sequence genome is shown below.
CGCGGGGCTAGATAATGAGGAGAAGAATCTATCTTGGTGGGGGTCTGAGGTCTCATCATGAAAGAACTTGAGTCCTCTAAATCAGACCTATTACTTGGAAACTGAGGGAGGTGACAACATGTAAGTATGGAGTCGTGGAGGGGGATGGAGGTCTAGGAACATAACATAACCTTATGGATGCAGACATTGGACAAATGTCATGAAGGGTTTGGAAGATTTAGTGGCTTAGTTTCCTATAGAGTAGAGAATGGAAGTCAGTTTTTGGGATCTATGGTGATGGGGGGAGAGTCAGTTTTTGGGATCTATGGTGATGGGGGGAGAGCAAGTTGAGGATGAGTTTTCCCGTCTTATTTAGAGTTTCGTTCCATGGTGCAATACAAGAGTGGGAAGTTCACTGGGACTTCTAGAGCACGGAAGGTGTTTTTCATTGCTTGGTTGGCAGCAAGGCAGTGATTCTAAGAACTGACAATATGAAGAAAAGGAGAACTACATATGTTAGTTGGTGCTTTATGTGTAAATATTCAGAAGAAGACGTGGTGTAATGAATAATGTCGTGAAGGATGTAATGGACCGCTAGACGAAGATTCAGGGCAGGATATGTTGCACCGCTGTTACTAGCCATCGTGTGGTCACATGtaaagagagaaataagagagCTTTTAAGGGGGTTAGAAAATGATTTTTACATTTTAGGAGTAGCATTTTGTTTTGGTGCGCACGTGAAGTTTCTGACTATATGGAACTTTCATAATATACCTTTTTGCCTTAGTATACGAAAAAGAAGTCCctcttaattttctttctttttcctgtGATCTTCTTTTGTTTCTTAATTACCTCGGAAGGAAGTCCTAGTTTTGAGGTCCGAACATGTTGAATAATTTGCTCAGAGTACCGTCATATGCTTTTTAACTCCATTATTCTGCAGGAGTTATATGGAAAGGAGATAAACTGATAGATGGGGTCCCGGAAACTTTGGATTTGCTCAGGGAAAAGGTTAGTGTTTCTAATGTTGGGACTCTTTGCATTTGATTACTTGCAGCATTCAATTTATAGTGATTCAAAccaaaattacttttttcataagaaaaatgTGGTGACAAAATCATTTATTAGAGAACTGGCTGCTCTGTCTAACTTTTGGGTAACTTCATTCTCCAGGGAAAAAGATTAGTTTTTGTTACCAACAACTCAACAAAGTCAAGAAAGCAGTACGGGAAAAAATTCGAAACACTTGGTCTGAGTGTCAGCGAGGTAAGTTTATGGCTCTTCTTGTTCATATTCTATGACTAGTGGATCAATAGTTCTAATAGGAAGTCACTTTCCAGGAGGAAATTTTTGCTTCATCCTTTGCTGCAGCTGCTTATTTGAAATCTATAGACTTCCCAAAAGATAAAAAGGTAAGCCACTATGAGATTCACAGCGTGTTTCTTACTGTCGATCGACTGTTAACTGTGAAAGCTATCTGGTGCGGAAAAGTTACAGCTAATGAAATCGTCCATTTGAAGCCTTCAGTCGCTAAATTTTATCTTTCAGATATATAGAATGTTCTAGCACTCTGAATGATCTTTTTTGTGTTTAAGCCCATTATTAGAGCAGAATTACTGTTTCTTCTCCCACATGAGTCATTAAAATGCTGTTCAGCTTCAACTATGTAACATTTTATTGAAGGAGCTAAAATTTCAAGTCCACCCTCaggaattctttttaaaaaaattcaatttcaattagaAAATTAGATGTTTTTTCTACCAGTCTACATACGTAGATGTTTAAAGGATTTCAGAATCATTATCTGTGTCGAGACATTGAAAAGGAATTGGTAAAGCTACTGTCTGATAAGCTATGGATCTCATATTACGTTGTGGCAAATGCTTTCAGCTGCAGTGACTTGGATTTGTGGTATATCTTTTGATTGTGTCTCTCACTTGTCGACTTCCAACCAAAAATGTTTTCTTAAGAAGCTGAGATCCAATATCAGCATTGTAATTTTTACCGACTTGTTTAATTGGTGTGCATTTTTAAGGTGTACGTTGTTGGTGAGGATGGCATCTTGAAGGAGCTTGAATTAGCTGGTATTCAATATCTTGGGGGACCGGTATGTACAAATAAATAATATGTAGTCCTTCAACTGTATGAATAAGCTCTGATATGTTTTGCAGTTAATAGCTTTTGACCGTTGATACTTTTTCGcctcaaataaatcaaataattattaaaatgttggtttaatgattttgaatgaaacgTTTATATTCTCATTCTAGTTTACGAACCTGTTGAACAATTGACCATTTTAAagtaagaagagaaaaagaatatATACCCAGGAAAAAATTAGGCTCCCGTTGGATTTATATGGTTTGAATTCGTAGGTGTACTCACAAAAAGAATTCATTGGTGTATCCGCAAAATAGTTATCTTGCATGCATGAAGTTACATGAGTTGTTTCTGTAATGATTTTAGTCTCCAGCCTTACTGCTATCAGAAGTTATTCGTCGAAGTATGGTACTTTAAAACTTTGTtgtcaaaagaaaatgaaactttGGCTATGGAAAGTGTCGCTAAAATAAGATATGTGCCGTCACTTTGCAGTGTTCACTTTAATAACTCTCGTTTAAACATGTGCTGCAAGAAACAAGTAACTGCTGTTGTAATATATAGGTTTTTGTAAAAAGATTCTAAAATTCTTCTATGATTAATAATTGTGTTGTCTACTAGTACGTTTCACGTATGCATTCAACTAAATCTATTTGGACGTTACAATTATTTTGCCACGGAGTTGAACCAATTACTTGGTCAATCTGTCATTCCTGTTAGTGTCAGTTCCTTATTATCTCGGGCAGGGCAAATCTATTTTTCTGCTCAAATACATTGTAGAATTACTTAACCTTGGGGCTAGAGTGCTGCACTTTAAACGATGCCTTGGGCACTTTCTTTCAACTATGCTTTGGAAGTTAGAAACTGATCTCACTAACCAGAGAGCTATAAAGTCATTTGCTTGGTGCCTTCTACCAGATTCACTTTTGAACTGAATGGCATGTTTTCGTCTTACAGGCAGACGGTGACAAGAAAATAGAGCTAAAACCTGGATATATGATGGAGCAGGAtaaggatgtatgcttcttttcATGTGTGTTCTATGCTTAAATTGGACTTGAGTTCTACTATCTCTTAAATATATTGTGCTGAGTCGTGCCTATACCTTTCAGGTTGGAGCTGTTGTTGTTGGATTTGACCGCTATTTCAACTACCACAAGATTCAGTGAGTTAGCCTTTTTACCTTTTCTGTATCGGTGTTCCCTTCTGCATAATATCTAACAATGTGATTACTTTGTTTCGGTAAATTTGGATGACATGATGGAGTTTTACTCTTAACCAGTAATGAGCTTAGGAGCTTTTCTCATGCATTTGCTCAGATTCTATATACTTAACCACTCAATAGTACAAAGTTCCGATCGTCTGATCTATTTTAGCTTTCCCACACTAAAATTCCCCTTGCCAGAGGACCTGATTCAGACTAGAATTACTATCTGCACATACAAACCCTGTGTAGACAAGATTCAGCGGAAAGTGAAGGTTATTTTGCTGGCTATAACTGTATAGTCTTCGTATGTTTGCATTCATCTGTGTCTGACCTGTTGATATCACATCTCTAACTTGCTTTCTGCAATGAAGGTATGCTACCCTGTGCATACGTGAAAATCCAGGATGTCTCTTTATTGCTACAAACCGTGATGCTGTTACCCATCTTACAGATGCTCAGGAATGGGCAGGTTATTCCCTTCTGATGCTTTAATGTTAGTCCAgattatatatgattttttttagaataatacTTGTTGCATACGTACCACGGACACAAGAATAAGTAAGAAACCCACTGTTCCTCCATAGCGACCACACCCTTATTGTCATGTTAAGACACTACTGTAGTTCATTTTATTTCTAAAGTATGTGATTTTTGCCATACATAACAAAGCTACATCCTTGCTATTCTGTTGCTTCAGGTGGTGGCTCAATGGTTGGTGCGATCCTAGGCTCTACAAAACGTGAACCACTTGTTGTAGGAAAGCCCTCGACCTTCATGATGGACTACTTGGCTAATGAGTATGGCACTTTCTACGATATTATGTCTCGTCCTACATGGTCTTCTTCACTTGCACTCTTGATCATTTGTCTTCTGTTCCCTTCCCTTTTTTCCTTCTTCGACTCAATTGGCTCCCTTCTGCTCGTGTTCCCATAATTGAACTTTAAGCTAGGCAATTGACTCTTCAGTACCACTGtaccagtggcggagccaggaacTGCATATGGAAAATGTCATACCTAGGATTTGAATCGATGACCCAAAACAATTTTTTAACCATCTTCGCACTATGCTGAAATCTTCCGAAGGAGATTAAACAATTCGTACTATGCAAGAAAATGGTTCTTTGCGTCCACCTAGCTCCACCCCTACTCTTCACTGCCGTTATATAATCGTTGTGGCTCTTAATTATTTAATCGTTGTGGCTCTTAATTATTTCAGATGTATACTTGATTAGTTGGTGATGAAACTTTATCATCCTATGATGAATGCTTCATCATGAGAcatcaaaattatgatatttccattaTGCTACCTTACTTCTAGATCAAGTTTGATTAGTGCTCTCTAATTGCATGTGGAGTAATTATACTTTTAGCCTTAGCAGGCTGACTTAAATATTTGCATCATGCTTATGTAGGTAGTATTTGTGTCTCTTGTAAAAGAAATACAGAGAGCGACGACGAAATTTTTACTATTTAAACATTCAAAACTTTGACTATGAACATTTGAAGATTGATCAGAGAGTCGAAGGtttattggaaacagcctctctaactctcaaggtaggggtaaggtctgtgtcACACTGCCCTCCCCactccacttgtgggattacaccggATACGTAGTTGTTGTCTTAACACTGTGGCGGACCAAGCAGATTTTATTGATCCACGTAGACCAGATTCTTCTATCATTTTGGTTCACGTTCATGAGAAACAATATTTCAACGCCCGTCACCATACAACTGGTTTTCTGCATAATGATGAGAAGTTCTGTAGAAAAACAGATTAGTTTTTATATGCTTTTTGTCAAAATCTGTAACGCAATGCAGATGTGAAAATAACCAAACATTCAATAACTGTTCTTTCTTCGTCTTCTTTAATGTTATCGCAACAGGTTTAAGATACAGAAGTCACAGATATGCATGGTCGGCGACAGATTGGATACGGATATACTGTTTGGACAAAATGGTGGCTGCAAAACTCTTCTTGTTCTCTCAGGTACATTACATCAGAAAGGAAAATTTGTACTCCTTTATAAGGCATATTCTTTAAAGATTGTCATCCAATACTGTCGTTTTGATCGTGTTCTAGGTGTGACAACTTTATCGATGCTTCAAGATCCCAAAAACTCTATCCAACCGGATTTCTACGCTAACAAGATTTCTGATTTCCTCTCCATCAAAGCGGCTGCCGTTTAACCAAGTCCACTGATTATTACATATGGTGATTCCATTCTTTGTAATGCACTTCATTTGTGCATCCAGTTTGCCTTTTAGCTGCAAGATTGGAGGTTGAAATTAGCATATGAGAAACTACATAATGCAATGTAAAGAATACCATTTAAACTTTCTAGATATAATAATGGTTATTGGAAAAATATGAGGTCTATGCTTAAGTACTCCCATTATGAATCATGATGTAGTGAGACTTATCTTTTGATTGTTTTTCCTTGTTGGTGCAATGATTGTAACAGCTCAGCCCGTtagtgatattgtctgctctGCGCCTAGACTCTcacgactttaaaatgcgtcactagggtGTGAGACCCGTTTACTTATATTCCGATCATCTCTTCTGCATTTTGCCGATGATACTTGTTATCTTAAGCTGGGGTGTCACAACAATGATGCAAAAGATGGAAAAGCATCTTGATTATTTACACCGGGTGTGTTGTTGTACAATGATGCAAAAGATGGAAAAGCATCTTGATTATTTACACCGggtgtgttgttgtattttttatttctgaGTTCAGTGTTAGTAGTGATGTTAGCTTCGGTGCCCGTACTTATATGGATTCGAGCCATGTAAGGCTCATTAAAGGGGGAAATactttttacatgatttttttcGTTCTCAAAACTCGAATCTGTGACCTTCAAGTATAGTGGAAGGATTTCTACCTATTCCATACTAGAAACATAGTTTTAAACGTGTAAGTGACAATTTTTTCTTAAGTCTTAtccataaaagattataaaatctTAGACAAATCTTCAACTAGTGCAAGTAAACTAACAAAATTACACTAACTTTTAGAACTAGTATACTATATAacatttattgttattgttatttgaaGACAATTATCAAATTCATAATCATGTACACATTCAATTTTGATTCTAAACATAACAACAATTGCCTTCTAGAGCTATTGCTTGAGCTTTGTTGTATTTTACTTAAAATAACAAGATAATCTTTcaatttgaaagaaaagaaaaacataattctTTCTTATAACAATTATGGTAAAAGTTGAGTgatgtaaaattaaattttagctTTCGTTTAATCgtaaatttttgaagttgaaactcTAAAAAACTCAAGTTATGTTTAAATATGCATTATTTGgagaaaaattaaagtttcttCACTGAAAGTCTCGAAAATAGGTAtgagttaattttagaaaattgataatatttgaaCATCATATTTTCATATCCAAACAGATATCTATAGATAAATTTATAGTTTAATGGCTAAGCAAATATATAAAgctaaactttaaaattttgatccaaaatcaataataaatattattaagtaCGACCGATAAAGagcattttaaaagaaaaattagaaaaaaattaaataaagtagAATTAATAAATTCCCTTCTTAAAAGGACAAATAATATACCCTCCGCAATCCTTATTGCCTCCATATTTAATTCATGGATAGTTCTTATTATGGTAAACATTAATACTAAGTAAGAAAACATTTAAAGATAAGAACAATTTAAGAGAAAGAATAGAAAAGGGCTTAAAACaaattagaataataaatttttttctcaaaaataaaaatataacctCCTCACTCCCAATTAAGTGTCcgtttgatcataaattttgaagttgaaacttcaaactccttattttttaaatttaatgttaTGTTTAGATATGCATTacttagaagaaaaaaatactagCTCTTTTGAGTTCATTTTTAGGAACAATAACAATATTTCTAGTGAATTCTCCAAAAAAATAGGGTTTGAGAAGAACGGAATAAGCGTggctcaagaaaaaaatagtcgCGAcagaagtaaaaaaatatttaaaaattagatttttatgtCGGAATaatatttgaagataaattatcaaaatctttgaaaatatattttagctTACTATTATGGTAAACATTTAAGTAAGAAAACACAAGATTGGaacaaattaagagaaaaatttaaataatgcagaattgataaattattaaatttcaaattatcaaaatctaataaaaatatattttagctTACTATTATGGTAAACATTTAACTAACAAAATACAAGATGAGAACAAATCaagagaaaaattagaaaaaaatttaaattatgtttagaatgataaattaataattttcctTCTCCGAAAAGACAAATATACCCTCCTCTATCCCAGTACCTCCACATACAATCCATGGGCAATTCCATCATTTCACATATGCAAATATGGGAAAAGACTTTCTTTTCAAATGATACAAATTTAGGAGTAATATACTATTccttcaaatataaataaattcaGATCCAACAAACACAACTCAAAAATCCAAAGCTGAATTCTGATCATCGGAAAAATTTTCCATTCACCGGAGAAAATTTTCAAGTATCAATAATCGCATTGACGATATGAATGGAGTAGCGGAATGCAGTGTTTGCCACTCGAAACTGGTGGTTTCGCCTGATAAAAGACCGGTGTCGAAAGCCTATGATCGTCATCGGAGTGATGTTTCGGTGAAAACTCGTGCTTTTAATGTGTTTTTGGTTGTCGGTGATTGCGTTTTGGTTGGTTTACAGGtatggaaattttttattttgtagaattTTGTGGTATGAATGTTGTTGTTACTTGTTACTCAACTATTAAGCTAGAAATAATCAGCTGAAAACGTTTTTTTTGTGTGAATTTGTTGGATAAAATATGCTCGTATATCATTTAGTAGTATGAAGAAAATCCTTTTTGAGCTAgaaaatgtgtttttttttttttttggtaaatttgtTTTTGGTTTCGAATTTGGTAGTTTCGCCTAGTAAGAAATCGGTTTAGAAAGCGTATGATCGTCGTCGAAGTGATGTATCGGTGAAAACTCGCGTTTCTAATGTGTTTTTGGTTGTCGGTGACTGTGTTTTGGTTGGTTTACAGGTATGAAAAACTTTGATTTTGTAGTGTATAGTGAAATTCTGGATTGTGAATTTTGTGGTTTGAATGTTATTACTGCTTGCTGTTTAACTATTAAGCTAGAAATAATCAGCTAAGGAATGATTTGCGGTTAATTAGTATGAAGTAAATCCTTTTTGAGCTagaaaatgtgattttttttctGGTAAATTTTTTTTTGGCTTCGAATTTGGTAGTTTCACCTGGTAAGAAAACGGTTTTGAAAGCGTATGATCGTCATCGGAGTGATGTATCGGTCAAAACTCGCTCTTTTAATGTGTTTTTGGTTGTCGGTGACTGTGTTTTGGTTGGTTTACAGGtatgaaattttttgattttgtagtttataGTGAAATTCTGCATTGTGAATTTTGTGGTTTGAATGTTATTACTGTTTGCTGGTTAACTATTAAGCTAGAAATAATCAGCTAAGGATTGATTGACGGTTAATTAGTATGAAGTAAATCCTTTTAGAGCTAGAAAATGTGAGGTTTTCTTTTTGGTAAATTTGTTTTTGGCTTCGAATTTGGTAGTTTCGCCTAGTGAGAAGACCGTTTTGAAAGCGTATGATCGTCATTGGAGTGATGTTTCGGTGAAAACTCGTGCTTTTAATGTGTTTTTGGTTGTCGGTGACTACGTTTTGGTTGGTTTACAGGtatgaaattttttgattttgtagtttataGTGAAATTCTGCATTGTGAATTTTGCAGTTTGAATGTTATTAGAGCTTGCTGTTTAACTATTAAGCTAGAAATAATCAGTTAAGGACTGATTTACGGTTGATTAGTATGAAGTAAACCCCTTTTGAGCTagaaaatgtgattttttttggtaaatttgtTTTTGGCTTCAAATTTGGTAGTTTCGCCTAGTAA
Proteins encoded:
- the LOC107851286 gene encoding phosphoglycolate phosphatase 1A, chloroplastic encodes the protein MLSSKVTATIFSSSSTTLLFTKSKILSNKFHNISNPLNNCGKSIKWNCNKSRMESAKSRIVTKASSTQPLTNPGELIDSVETFIFDCDGVIWKGDKLIDGVPETLDLLREKGKRLVFVTNNSTKSRKQYGKKFETLGLSVSEEEIFASSFAAAAYLKSIDFPKDKKVYVVGEDGILKELELAGIQYLGGPADGDKKIELKPGYMMEQDKDVGAVVVGFDRYFNYHKIQYATLCIRENPGCLFIATNRDAVTHLTDAQEWAGGGSMVGAILGSTKREPLVVGKPSTFMMDYLANEFKIQKSQICMVGDRLDTDILFGQNGGCKTLLVLSGVTTLSMLQDPKNSIQPDFYANKISDFLSIKAAAV